A stretch of the Desulfuromonas sp. TF genome encodes the following:
- a CDS encoding general secretion pathway protein GspB, producing the protein MSSILKALRKLEEEKSRSREGTTDIARDILKSGPRRKTFPWMTFASVAVLVLAFALAGYILMGKTEFPEPPQTQAIHEMPPAHRAPAVSSSEQKNPLQAVSAPAQPTAAARKSPTKIPVGPVLSAEPKAAPEPMKTAPAPSPVVKEIVDPLPALTLTGIAFQEDRESRLAVINDLPVMEGTVIAGARVVEISEDRVRFNYSGRSFDVLLDGPVSAR; encoded by the coding sequence GTGAGTTCGATACTGAAAGCCCTGCGAAAGTTGGAGGAGGAGAAATCCCGCAGCCGGGAAGGCACAACCGATATCGCCCGGGATATCCTGAAAAGCGGGCCCCGGCGAAAGACCTTCCCCTGGATGACCTTCGCGTCCGTCGCGGTCCTCGTCCTCGCTTTCGCCCTGGCCGGCTATATTCTGATGGGGAAGACCGAATTTCCGGAGCCGCCGCAGACTCAGGCGATTCACGAAATGCCGCCGGCACACAGAGCCCCCGCGGTTTCTTCCTCCGAGCAGAAGAACCCCCTCCAGGCTGTCAGCGCTCCTGCGCAACCGACGGCCGCCGCAAGGAAATCTCCGACGAAAATCCCTGTCGGGCCGGTCTTGTCCGCAGAGCCGAAGGCCGCCCCGGAGCCGATGAAGACGGCGCCCGCCCCGAGTCCCGTTGTGAAAGAAATCGTCGACCCCCTGCCGGCTCTCACGCTGACTGGAATCGCCTTTCAAGAGGATCGGGAAAGCCGGCTTGCGGTGATCAACGATTTGCCCGTCATGGAGGGAACGGTGATTGCGGGGGCCAGGGTCGTGGAGATCTCCGAAGACCGGGTGCGCTTCAATTACTCCGGCCGGAGTTTTGATGTGCTGCTGGACGGGCCCGTCTCAGCTAGATAA